In a single window of the Vitis vinifera cultivar Pinot Noir 40024 chromosome 6, ASM3070453v1 genome:
- the LOC109121796 gene encoding uncharacterized protein LOC109121796, translating to MLNGTNFKDWKENMMILLGCMDIDLALRMPKPDELNEQSTQEDEVYWGKWERSNRLSLMIMKRGIPEAFRGAVTDEVTNASDFLAEIQKRFAKNDKAETSTLLASLISMKYKGKGNVREYIMEMSHLASKLKALKLELSDDLLMHLVLISLPAQFYQFKVSYNCQKDKWTLNELISFCVQEEERLKQDKTESAHLASTSKDKGKRKNKDNKVAASNGPEQKKQKVEVTCFFCNKPGHTKKECTKYAAWRVKKGLPELPKTK from the exons ATGTTAAATGGGACTAATTTTAAGGACTGGAAAGAGAATATGATGATTCTCTTAGGCTGCATGGATATAGACTTGGCCTTGAGAATGCCCAAACCTGATGAACTCAATGAGCAAAGTACTCAAGAGGATGAGGTTTATTGGGGTAAGTGGGAACGTTCAAATAGGCTAAGTCTTATGATCATGAAGCGCGGCATTCCAGAAGCTTTCAGGGGTGCGGTAACCGATGAGGTTACTAATGCCAGTGACTTCCTTGCGGAAATTCAGAAACGTTTTGCCAAAAACGATAAGGCTGAAACGAGCACGCTTTTAGCAAGCTTGATTTCAATGAAGTATAAAGGCAAGGGTAATGTTCGGGAGTACATCATGGAGATGTCTCATCTTGCTTCAAAACTTAAGGCTTTGAAACTCGAGTTATCTGATGATTTACTCATGCATTTGGTTCTCATCTCTCTTCCTGCACAATTTTATCAATTCAAGGTCAGTTATAACTGTCAAAAGGATAAATGGACTCTTAATGAGCTCATTTCATTCtgtgtgcaagaggaagagagattgaagcaagaCAAGACCGAAAGTGCTCATCTGGCTAGCACTTCGAAGGATAAGGGCAAACGAAAGAATAAGGATAATAAGGTTGCTGCTTCTAATGGTCcagaacaaaagaaacagaaagttgAGGTAACATGTTTCTTCTGTAATAAGCCTGGACATACTAAGAAGGAATGTACCAAGTATGCTGCTTGGCGTGTTAAGAAAG GGTTGCCTGAGTTACCGAAAACCAAGTGA
- the LOC132253895 gene encoding secreted RxLR effector protein 161-like has translation MQKIPYASAVGSLMYAQVCTRPDIAYIVGMLGRYLSNPGMDHWRAAKRVMRYLQRTKEYMLTYRRLDQLELIGYSDSDFAGCQDSRRSTSGYIYLLAGGAISWRSAKQTLVTSSTMEAEFVACYEASNQGIWLRNFVTGLRVLDDICDH, from the exons ATGCAGAAGATTCCTTACGCTTCGGCTGTGGGGAGTCTAATGTATGCTCAGGTATGTACAcgtccggatattgcgtacattgttggcATGTTAGGCAGATATCTAAGTAACCCTGGAATGGATCATTGGAGAGCAGCCAAGAGGGTTATGAGATATTTACAGAGAACAAAAGAGTACATGCTTACATATAGGAGATTGGATCAGTTAGAGTTGATTGGGTATTCCGACTCCGACTTTGCTGGATGCCAAGACAGCAGAAGATCCACATCAGGCTATATTTATCTGTTGGCTGGTGGAGCAATTTCATGGAGGTCTGCCAAACAGACACTCGTAACTTCATCCACCATGGAAGCAGAGTTTGTAGCATGTTATGAGGCATCCAATCAAGGAATATGGCTACGAAATTTTGTCACTGGGCTGCGTGTTCTGGATG ATATATGTGACCATTGA
- the LOC100255259 gene encoding secoisolariciresinol dehydrogenase — protein MVSSSLLSAVARRLEGKVALITGGAGGIGSCTAKLFSQHGAKVLIADIQDEKGHLICRDLGPSSASFIHCDVTKELDVSNAIDEAVAKHGKLDIMFNNAGILGPKIINILDNDAAEFENTMRVNVLGAFLGTKHAARVMVPAGRGCVINSASVCSVVGGICTHSYVSSKHAILGLTRNTAVELGKFGIRVNCVSPYVVPTPMSRKFLNSEDDDPLEDVYSNLKGVALMPQDVAEAVLYLGSDDSKYVSGNNLVIDGGVTVATPFNIFDQ, from the exons ATGGTTAGCAGCTCATTGCTTTCAGCTGTTGCAAGAAG ATTGGAAGGAAAGGTGGCTTTGATTACAGGCGGTGCTGGGGGTATTGGATCTTGTACTGCAAAGCTATTCTCTCAACATGGTGCCAAAGTCCTCATCGCTGACATTCAAGATGAAAAAGGTCACCTCATTTGCAGGGACCTCGGCCCCTCTTCTGCTTCCTTCATCCACTGTGATGTCACTAAAGAACTGGATGTGAGCAATGCCATCGACGAGGCCGTTGCTAAGCATGGAAAGCTTGATATCATGTTCAACAATGCTGGTATTTTAGGAcccaaaataattaatatattggACAACGATGCCGCAGAATTTGAGAATACAATGCGTGTTAATGTCTTGGGGGCATTCTTGGGCACCAAACATGCAGCTCGTGTAATGGTACCAGCTGGCCGCGGATGCGTAATCAATTCAGCTAGCGTTTGTTCAGTGGTTGGCGGGATTTGCACACATTCCTATGTAAGTTCGAAGCATGCCATACTGGGGCTAACCAGGAACACTGCAGTAGAGCTTGGGAAGTTTGGGATTCGAGTTAATTGTGTGTCACCTTACGTAGTTCCAACTCCCATGTCAAGGAAATTCTTGAATTCAGAAGATGATGATCCCCTTGAAGATGTTTATTCTAACCTCAAAGGGGTAGCTCTTATGCCTCAAGATGTGGCAGAAGCTGTTCTTTATTTGGGAAGTGATGATTCGAAATATGTAAGTGGAAACAATCTTGTTATCGATGGTGGTGTCACCGTTGCAACACCTTTCAATATATTTGATCAATAA